One segment of Oreochromis niloticus isolate F11D_XX linkage group LG8, O_niloticus_UMD_NMBU, whole genome shotgun sequence DNA contains the following:
- the LOC102078814 gene encoding ankyrin repeat domain-containing protein 61 isoform X2 translates to MLEEHKECLDKRGSISKIHSNEFYTAVIEEDLQRIEDLIQKHGSNFLIETQGKVYKEAFCKGSAILPLHLAASYRKIHSMQSLLSAGADTELRDMLGRTPLHLMITGWPSILNTSQKPDSKFQTKVIGVCTQAEACLRLLCDHGVNINAKVEGKGHQTALHISVRYRALSAVQILACYGADVNAVDGSGMAPLHMAAGILHKDIIASLLRHGADVNMGVQHTGNTPLHLAAVAMATTTTKTPEDAISSITELLEQGAEPNAVNKAGMTPLHEACSMGNEELVDLLLSYGASIYKLSEAGENCLYLFLNHMPNRDYVMNLTRQPRRLQDICKTDIYLTHVRGKREELRKILPDKLYEFIFNHWENVHNISFVTDSEQEYVK, encoded by the exons ATGCTGGAGGAGCACAAGGAGTGTTTGGATAAGAGAGGTAGCATTAGCAAAATTCACAGCAATGAATTTTACACAGCAGTCATAGAAGAGGACTTGCAACGCATTGAAGACTTGATTCAGAAACATGGGAGCAACTTCCTCATTGAGACACAAGGCAAAGTATATAAAGAAGCCTTCTGCAAG GGCTCTGCTATTCTTCCCCTTCACCTGGCTGCCTCTTACAGAAAAATCCACAGCATGCAGAGTCTTCTGTCTGCAGGAGCAGACACTGAATTGAG AGATATGCTTGGTCGAACCCCGCTGCACTTGATGATAACTGGTTGGCCAAGCATCCTGAATACGTCCCAAAAACCAGATTCCAAGTTCCAGACTAAAGTGATCGGTGTGTGTACACAGGCAGAGGCCTGTTTAAGGCTCCTCTGTGACCATGGTGTAAACATCAATGCTAAG GTGGAGGGAAAAGGCCACCAGACAGCTCTTCACATATCAGTACGCTACAGAGCACTATCTGCCGTCCAAATACTGGCGTGCTAtggtgctgatgttaatgctgtGGATGGCAGTGGGATGGCACCTCTGCATATGGCTGCTGGGATACTGCATAAGGATATTATTGCCAGTCTGCTCAGGCATGGAGCAGATGTTAACATG GGAGTGCAGCACACTGGGAACACCCCTCTACACCTCGCCGCTGTGGCAATGGCTACAACGACCACTAAAACCCCAGAAGACGCCATTAGCAGCATCACTGAGCTGCTCGAACAAGGCGCTGAGCCCAATGCAGTGAACAAGGCTGGCATGACGCCTTTACACGAGGCATGTAGCATGGGAAACGAGGAGCTTGTAGACCTGCTGCTGAGCTACGGAGCTAGCATCTATAAGCTAAGCGAAGCAGGGGAGAACTGTCTGTACCTTTTCCTGAACCACATGCCTAAT AGAGACTACGTCATGAACCTAACTCGACAGCCAAGGAGACTTCAGGATATTTGTAAGACTGACATTTATCTAACACACGTCAGAGGCAAGAGAGAAGAACTGAGGAAAATCCTTCCTGACAAGCTGTACGAATTTATCTTCAACCATTGGGAGAATGTACACAACATCTCCTTTGTGACAGACAGCGAACAGGAATATgttaaataa
- the LOC102078814 gene encoding ankyrin repeat domain-containing protein 61 isoform X1 translates to MLEEHKECLDKRGSISKIHSNEFYTAVIEEDLQRIEDLIQKHGSNFLIETQGKVYKEAFCKGSAILPLHLAASYRKIHSMQSLLSAGADTELRDMLGRTPLHLMITGWPSILNTSQKPDSKFQTKVIGVCTQAEACLRLLCDHGVNINAKVEGKGHQTALHISVRYRALSAVQILACYGADVNAVDGSGMAPLHMAAGILHKDIIASLLRHGADVNMGVQHTGNTPLHLAAVAMATTTTKTPEDAISSITELLEQGAEPNAVNKAGMTPLHEACSMGNEELVDLLLSYGASIYKLSEAGENCLYLFLNHMPNVSNVSLLVKLLSLTSPLTVYNQKGHLPLTLTKPCFFKQRDYVMNLTRQPRRLQDICKTDIYLTHVRGKREELRKILPDKLYEFIFNHWENVHNISFVTDSEQEYVK, encoded by the exons ATGCTGGAGGAGCACAAGGAGTGTTTGGATAAGAGAGGTAGCATTAGCAAAATTCACAGCAATGAATTTTACACAGCAGTCATAGAAGAGGACTTGCAACGCATTGAAGACTTGATTCAGAAACATGGGAGCAACTTCCTCATTGAGACACAAGGCAAAGTATATAAAGAAGCCTTCTGCAAG GGCTCTGCTATTCTTCCCCTTCACCTGGCTGCCTCTTACAGAAAAATCCACAGCATGCAGAGTCTTCTGTCTGCAGGAGCAGACACTGAATTGAG AGATATGCTTGGTCGAACCCCGCTGCACTTGATGATAACTGGTTGGCCAAGCATCCTGAATACGTCCCAAAAACCAGATTCCAAGTTCCAGACTAAAGTGATCGGTGTGTGTACACAGGCAGAGGCCTGTTTAAGGCTCCTCTGTGACCATGGTGTAAACATCAATGCTAAG GTGGAGGGAAAAGGCCACCAGACAGCTCTTCACATATCAGTACGCTACAGAGCACTATCTGCCGTCCAAATACTGGCGTGCTAtggtgctgatgttaatgctgtGGATGGCAGTGGGATGGCACCTCTGCATATGGCTGCTGGGATACTGCATAAGGATATTATTGCCAGTCTGCTCAGGCATGGAGCAGATGTTAACATG GGAGTGCAGCACACTGGGAACACCCCTCTACACCTCGCCGCTGTGGCAATGGCTACAACGACCACTAAAACCCCAGAAGACGCCATTAGCAGCATCACTGAGCTGCTCGAACAAGGCGCTGAGCCCAATGCAGTGAACAAGGCTGGCATGACGCCTTTACACGAGGCATGTAGCATGGGAAACGAGGAGCTTGTAGACCTGCTGCTGAGCTACGGAGCTAGCATCTATAAGCTAAGCGAAGCAGGGGAGAACTGTCTGTACCTTTTCCTGAACCACATGCCTAATGTGAGCAATGTTTCTCTGCTAGTGAAGCTCCTCAGCCTGACCTCACCGCTTACTGTCTACAACCAAAAAGGCCACCTGCCCTTAACCTTGACAAAACCCTGTTTCTTTAAACAGAGAGACTACGTCATGAACCTAACTCGACAGCCAAGGAGACTTCAGGATATTTGTAAGACTGACATTTATCTAACACACGTCAGAGGCAAGAGAGAAGAACTGAGGAAAATCCTTCCTGACAAGCTGTACGAATTTATCTTCAACCATTGGGAGAATGTACACAACATCTCCTTTGTGACAGACAGCGAACAGGAATATgttaaataa
- the pms2 gene encoding mismatch repair endonuclease PMS2: MSDACSEPAGAIRAIDKHSVHQICSGQVVLTLATAVKELVENSIDAGATNIDVKLKESGAEQVEVADNGKGVEEANFEGLTLKHHTSKLRDFSDLIHVETFGFRGEALSSLCALSDLSVITCHESSQVGTKLVFDHKGHLVQKTPHPRQQGTTVSLQQLFSTLPVRHKEFQRNIKKEYAKMIHVLQSYCIISTGVRITCSNQNGQGKRSTVLSTSGSQSMRDNIGAIFGPKQLQSLLPFQQVSPTENVIEEYGLKDADLPKQLFSITGFVSQGDHGVGRSTTDRQFYFINNRPCDPLKVTKLVNEVYHMYNRHQYPFVALNIAVASECVDVNVTPDKRQIFLQEEKLLLAILKTSLIAMYEGGVNKISLNYTPPPSTNATSTSEPCRAVLSNKNKAEREEDTEPVILSPKSSLNLAGLKAAFSSHYSSSSGKSSKEKASGSGTTQKTLQSFFKDPVKTSSCNSSLKSPLKYTRQLDKCSSAGKSVLDGFRYQAMSCEDTDSQKDSAGSSCNIAEAKPDIQCSDLESSPPKVDSTSVNNETFKETSGNSHAVPEDPELETEACTPYEDSAVSPEAKRARKDDAHFPSEEESSTFSNAGEKQSSTVDAPVSLQRRTVHLQFSLAELGKKMRRLQDQQKQRAGEELLYRRFRAKINPGENHSAEEELKKEISKEMFKEMEIIGQFNLGFIITKLKSDLFMIDQHATDEKYNFEMLQQHTILQGQKLIVPQKLHLTAVSENVLIENIEIFRNNGFEFLIDEDAQVMERVKLVSLPTSKNWTFGPSDIEELIFMLSDSPGVMCRPSRVRQMFASRACRKSVMIGTALNVNEMKKLVVHMGEIEHPWNCPHGRPTMRHLANLDVISQD; encoded by the exons ATGTCTGATGCTTG ctctgaaCCTGCCGGGGCCATCAGAGCTATTGATAAGCACTCAGTGCATCAGATTTGCTCAGGACAGGTGGTGCTGACTTTGGCCACTGCTGTCAAAGAGTTGGTGGAGAATAGCATTGATGCAGGAGCCACCAACATTG ATGTCAAGCTGAAGGAGAGTGGAGCTGAACAAGTGGAGGTGGCAGACAATGGCAAAGGTGTTGAGGAGGCCAACTTTGAAGGACTGA CACTGAAGCATCACACATCAAAGCTGAGGGATTTCTCTGACCTCATCCACGTGGAAACATTTGGCTTCAGAGGTGAAGCCCTGAGCTCTTTATGTGCTCTGAG TGACTTAAGTGTCATTACCTGCCACGAGTCCAGCCAGGTGGGCACAAAGTTGGTTTTTGACCACAAAGGCCACCTAGTGCAGAAGACCCCTCATCCTCGGCAACAGGGCACCACGGTCAGCCTGCAGCAGCTCTTTTCCACCCTGCCTGTTCGACACAAGGAGTTTCAACGCAATATTAAGAAG GAGTATGCCAAAATGATACATGTGCTGCAGTCCTACTGTATCATTTCTACAGGAGTGCGCATTACCTGCTCCAACCAAAATGGGCAGGGGAAGCGCAGCACAGTCCTCAGCACTAGTGGCAGCCAAAGTATGAGAGACAACATTGGAGCCATATTTGGACCAAAGCAG ctgcagagtcttcTACCTTTCCAGcaagtttctcccactgaaaatgttatTGAAGAATATGGACTCAAGGATGCAGATCTACCCAAACAGCTTTTCTC gATCACAGGTTTTGTGTCTCAAGGTGACCATGGTGTTGGGAGAAGCACCACAGACAGGCAGTTCTATTTCATTAACAATCGGCCTTGTGACCCCCTGAAG GTGACCAAACTCGTAAACGAAGTGTATCACATGTACAACAGACATCAGTATCCATTTGTTGCCTTGAACATAGCTGTCGCTTCAG AGTGTGTGGATGTGAATGTAACCCCGGACAAGCGACAGATTTTCCTTCAGGAGGAGAAACTCCTGTTGGCTATTCTGAAGACCTCTCTCATCGCCATGTATGAGGGTGGAGTCAATAAGATCAGCCTGAACTATACACCTCCACCCAGCACCA ATGCAACATCAACATCTGAACCTTGCCGAGCTGTCTTGTCTAACAAGAACAAGGCAGAGCGTGAGGAGGACACAGAACCTGTTATTCTGAGCCCAAAGTCATCCCTGAATCTGGCCGGCCTAAAAGCCGCTTTTTCAAGTCATTACAGTTCCAGTTCTGGGAAGTCGAGTAAGGAAAAAGCTTCCGGTAgtggcacaacacagaaaacACTGCAGTCTTTTTTTAAGGATCCTGTAAAAACTTCTTCCTGCAACTCAAGTTTAAAATCTCCATTAAAATACACAAGACAGCTGGATAAATGCTCGTCGGCAGGGAAGTCGGTGCTAGATGGGTTTAGGTACCAAGCGATGTCCTGCGAGGACACTGATTCTCAAAAAGACAGTGCTGGGTCCAGTTGTAACATAGCTGAAGCAAAACCTGATATTCAGTGTTCTGACCTGGAGTCCAGTCCTCCAAAAGTGGACAGCACGAGTGTTAATAATGAAACTTTTAAAGAGACATCAGGCAACAGTCACGCTGTTCCCGAAGATCCAGAGTTAGAGACTGAAGCATGCACTCCTTATGAGGACTCTGCTGTCAGCCCAGAGGCTAAGAGAGCCAGGAAAGATGATGCACATTTCCCTTCAGAAGAAGAATCCAGCACTTTTTCAAATGCTGGTGAGAAACAATCCTCGACAGTGGATGCTCCAGTCTCCCTGCAGAGGAGGACAGTGCATCTTCAGTTCTCTTTAGCAGAGCTTGGAAAGAAGATGAGGAGGTTACAGGACCAGCAGAAACAAAGGGCCGGGGAAGAGCTGCTGTACAGACGCTTCAGAGCCAAGATCAACCCAGGAGAAAACCACAGTGCAGAAGAAGAGCTCAAGAAGGAGATCAG TAAGGAAATGTTTAAAGAAATGGAGATCATCGGTCAGTTTAACCTGGGCTTCATCATCACAAAACTCAAGTCGGACCTTTTCATGATTGACCAGCATGCCACGGATGAGAAGTACAACTTTGAGATGCTACAGCAGCACACCATACTCCAAGGGCAGAAGCTCATTGT CCCACAAAAACTTCACCTCACTGCAGTCAGTGAGAACGTACTCATAGAGAACATCGAGATTTTCAGGAACAACGGCTTTGAATTCCTGATTGATGAGGACG CTCAGGTGATGGAGAGAGTGAAGTTGGTCTCACTGCCGACCAGTAAAAACTGGACATTCGGTCCATCAGACATTGAAGAACTGATCTTCATGCTGAGCGACAGTCCAGGGGTTATGTGTCGACCATCCAGAGTCAGGCAGATGTTCGCCTCCAGAGCTTGTCGTAAATCT GTGATGATCGGCACTGCTCTGAATGTTAATGAGATGAAGAAGCTCGTGGTTCACATGGGGGAGATTGAGCATCCGTGGAACTGTCCTCACGGCAGGCCAACCATGAGACACCTCGCTAACCTGGACGTCATCTCACAAGACTGA